A DNA window from Brassica napus cultivar Da-Ae chromosome A4, Da-Ae, whole genome shotgun sequence contains the following coding sequences:
- the LOC106450276 gene encoding dirigent protein 9-like, with amino-acid sequence MVKALHITIMLFLVASNLLAFINSARLLDQIQPQPEEVDETGDIPPPATTTTSAFTVPAGSAGATTTNEHEPSLEFFMHDVLGGSHPSARVVTGIVAQTEVNGIPFSKASNSIFPVDNGVPLVNSNNINSVINPNTAPLLTGLSGAQTSTVIQNTNGNTNDALSSNSLPFVTAGNLPPGAALQHLMFGTITVVDDELTESHELGSAVIGKAQGFYLASSLDGTSQILSLTVLLDREHDHHDTLDDAISFFGVHRTASHASQIAVIGGTGKFEHAKGYAIVETLHNQNNQHITDGQDTILHFSVYLTYKA; translated from the coding sequence ATGGTCAAAGCACTTCACATAACCATCATGCTCTTCCTCGTAGCCTCCAATCTCCTCGCATTTATCAATTCCGCTAGACTTCTCGACCAGATTCAACCTCAGCCTGAAGAAGTTGACGAAACGGGCGATATCCCACCACCAGCAACCACAACTACATCAGCATTCACGGTCCCGGCCGGTTCAGCAGGAGCTACTACAACGAATGAACATGAGCCATCACTAGAGTTTTTTATGCATGACGTGCTAGGAGGGTCACACCCATCAGCTCGTGTAGTGACCGGCATAGTAGCTCAAACCGAGGTGAACGGCATACCATTCTCAAAGGCCAGCAACAGCATCTTCCCGGTAGACAACGGAGTCCCACTGGTCAACTCAAACAACATCAACAGTGTCATCAACCCAAACACAGCCCCACTTCTCACCGGACTTAGCGGGGCTCAAACCAGCACCGTGATCCAAAACACCAACGGAAATACCAACGATGCCCTCAGCTCCAACAGCCTCCCCTTCGTAACCGCAGGTAACCTCCCTCCGGGTGCTGCACTCCAGCATCTTATGTTCGGAACCATAACCGTCGTGGACGATGAGCTAACCGAAAGCCACGAGCTCGGCTCAGCTGTTATAGGGAAAGCTCAGGGATTTTACCTAGCCAGTTCCTTGGATGGGACTAGCCAGATTCTTTCTTTAACCGTGTTGTTAGACAGAGAGCATGACCATCATGACACTTTAGACGATGCCATTAGCTTCTTTGGGGTTCACAGGACCGCCTCTCACGCCTCTCAGATAGCGGTTATTGGCGGGACAGGAAAGTTTGAGCATGCTAAAGGGTATGCCATAGTGGAAACTCTGCATAACCAGAACAaccagcatatcactgatggtCAAGACACCATCCTCCATTTCAGTGTATACCTCACCTACAAAGCTTGA
- the LOC106447471 gene encoding caffeoylshikimate esterase isoform X2 → MASETENIKYEESFIKNTRGMKLFTCKWLPANKEPKSLIFICHGYAMECSITMNSTARRLVNAGYGVYGMDYEGHGKSDGLSAYVPNFDHLVDDVSAHYTSICEREENKCKMRYLLGESMGGAVLLLLHRKKPEFWDGAVLVAPMCKIAEEMKPNPVVISVLSKLSGVIPTWKIIPGQDIIETAFKQPEVRKQVRENPYCYKGRPRLKTANELLRISTDLEKRLDEVSLPFMVLHGEDDKVTDKAVSGQFYEVASSSDKTFKLYPGMWHGLLYGETPENIEIVFTDIIGWLDKRASDGNGGFESELKRKEDGFTLKE, encoded by the exons ATG GCAAGTGAAACAGAGAACATAAAGTACGAAGAG AGTTTCATTAAGAATACTCGAGGAATGAAGTTATTCACGTGCAAGTGGTTACCAGCAAATAAAGAGCCAAAGTCTTTGATCTTCATCTGCCATGGATATGCAATGGAATGCAGTATCACCATGAACA GTACTGCGAGAAGGCTTGTGAATGCAGGATATGGGGTGTATGGGATGGACTATGAAGGACATGGTAAATCTGATGGGCTTAGTGCGTATGTCCCAAACTTCGACCATCTCGTTGATGATGTCTCTGCCCACTACACATCCATTTGCG agagagaagagaacaaATGTAAGATGAGATATTTGTTAGGAGAATCAATGGGTGGGGCTGTGCTTTTGTTGTTACACAGAAAGAAGCCTGAGTTTTGGGATGGGGCCGTCTTGGTTGCTCCTATGTGTAag ATCGCAGAAGAAATGAAACCAAACCCTGTGGTAATTTCTGTATTGTCCAAACTTAGTGGAGTCATTCCTACGTGGAAGATTATCCCTGGCCAGGATATCATTGAGACTGCTTTTAAGCAGCCAGAAGTCAGGAAACAG GTCAGAGAAAACCCTTACTGCTACAAAGGTCGTCCACGCTTGAAGACTGCTAATGAGCTACTGAGGATTAGCACCGACCTCGAGAAGAGGCTTGATGAG GTTTCATTACCGTTCATGGTATTGCACGGTGAAGATGATAAAGTCACGGACAAAGCGGTTAGCGGACAATTCTATGAAGTTGCGTCGAGTTCGGACAAGACTTTTAAACTGTATCCTGGGATGTGGCATGGTTTACTCTATGGCGAGACACCAGAGAACATCGAGATTGTTTTTACTGACATCATTGGTTGGTTGGACAAGAGAGCTTCTGATGGAAACGGAGGGTTTGAGTCTGAGCTCAAACGTAAAGAAGATGGTTTCACTTTGAAAGAGTAG
- the LOC106447471 gene encoding caffeoylshikimate esterase isoform X1, protein MQASETENIKYEESFIKNTRGMKLFTCKWLPANKEPKSLIFICHGYAMECSITMNSTARRLVNAGYGVYGMDYEGHGKSDGLSAYVPNFDHLVDDVSAHYTSICEREENKCKMRYLLGESMGGAVLLLLHRKKPEFWDGAVLVAPMCKIAEEMKPNPVVISVLSKLSGVIPTWKIIPGQDIIETAFKQPEVRKQVRENPYCYKGRPRLKTANELLRISTDLEKRLDEVSLPFMVLHGEDDKVTDKAVSGQFYEVASSSDKTFKLYPGMWHGLLYGETPENIEIVFTDIIGWLDKRASDGNGGFESELKRKEDGFTLKE, encoded by the exons ATGCAGGCAAGTGAAACAGAGAACATAAAGTACGAAGAG AGTTTCATTAAGAATACTCGAGGAATGAAGTTATTCACGTGCAAGTGGTTACCAGCAAATAAAGAGCCAAAGTCTTTGATCTTCATCTGCCATGGATATGCAATGGAATGCAGTATCACCATGAACA GTACTGCGAGAAGGCTTGTGAATGCAGGATATGGGGTGTATGGGATGGACTATGAAGGACATGGTAAATCTGATGGGCTTAGTGCGTATGTCCCAAACTTCGACCATCTCGTTGATGATGTCTCTGCCCACTACACATCCATTTGCG agagagaagagaacaaATGTAAGATGAGATATTTGTTAGGAGAATCAATGGGTGGGGCTGTGCTTTTGTTGTTACACAGAAAGAAGCCTGAGTTTTGGGATGGGGCCGTCTTGGTTGCTCCTATGTGTAag ATCGCAGAAGAAATGAAACCAAACCCTGTGGTAATTTCTGTATTGTCCAAACTTAGTGGAGTCATTCCTACGTGGAAGATTATCCCTGGCCAGGATATCATTGAGACTGCTTTTAAGCAGCCAGAAGTCAGGAAACAG GTCAGAGAAAACCCTTACTGCTACAAAGGTCGTCCACGCTTGAAGACTGCTAATGAGCTACTGAGGATTAGCACCGACCTCGAGAAGAGGCTTGATGAG GTTTCATTACCGTTCATGGTATTGCACGGTGAAGATGATAAAGTCACGGACAAAGCGGTTAGCGGACAATTCTATGAAGTTGCGTCGAGTTCGGACAAGACTTTTAAACTGTATCCTGGGATGTGGCATGGTTTACTCTATGGCGAGACACCAGAGAACATCGAGATTGTTTTTACTGACATCATTGGTTGGTTGGACAAGAGAGCTTCTGATGGAAACGGAGGGTTTGAGTCTGAGCTCAAACGTAAAGAAGATGGTTTCACTTTGAAAGAGTAG
- the LOC106450277 gene encoding caffeoylshikimate esterase-like: MASETDDVKYEENFIRSSRGLKLFTCKWLPTDQEPRAIVFFCHGYGMECSITMNSTARRLVKAGFGVYGMDYEGHGKSDGLSGYIPNFDHLVDDVSTHYTTICEREENKGKMRFMLGESMGGAVVLLLSRKKPEFWDGALLVAPMCKIAEEMKPSPFVISILTKLISVIPKWKIIPTQDIIDISYKEPEIRKQVRENPLCYKGRPRLKTAYELLRISIDLEKRLQEVLLPFMVLHGDDDKVTDKAVSQELYRVAVSSDKTLKLYSGMWHGLLNGETQENIEIVFADVIGWLEKRTEHGNDRFESELKHNNDGFHLKE; this comes from the exons ATG GCGAGTGAGACAGACGACGTCAAGTACGAAGAG AATTTCATAAGGAGCAGTCGAGGTTTGAAGTTGTTCACGTGCAAATGGCTACCAACAGACCAAGAGCCAAGGGCTATAGTTTTCTTTTGCCATGGATACGGCATGGAATGCAGCATCACCATGAACA GTACTGCGAGGAGGCTTGTGAAGGCTGGATTTGGGGTATATGGAATGGATTATGAAGGACATGGCAAATCCGATGGCCTTAGCGGTTATATCCCAAACTTTGACCACCTCGTTGATGATGTCTCAACTCACTATACAACTATTTGCG agAGGGAAGAGAACAAAGGGAAGATGAGGTTTATGTTAGGAGAGTCAATGGGAGGAGCAGTGGTTTTGTTGCTAAGCAGGAAGAAACCTGAGTTTTGGGATGGAGCTCTCTTGGTCGCTCCAATGTGTAAG ATTGCAGAAGAAATGAAGCCAAGTCCTTTTGTTATTTCGATATTAACGAAGCTTATTTCGGTTATACCCAAATGGAAAATCATTCCTACTCAAGATATCATTGATATTTCATATAAAGAGCCAGAAATCAGAAAACag GTTAGAGAAAATCCTTTATGTTACAAAGGAAGACCACGCTTGAAAACTGCGTATGAGCTCTTACGGATCAGCATCGACTTGGAGAAGAGACTTCAAGAG GTTTTATTACCGTTTATGGTATTGCACGGAGATGATGATAAAGTAACAGATAAAGCAGTGAGCCAAGAACTATACAGGGTTGCGGTGAGTTCGGACAAGACCTTAAAGTTGTACTCTGGGATGTGGCACGGTTTGCTCAATGGCGAGACACAAGAGAACATTGAGATTGTCTTTGCTGACGTTATCGGATGGTTGGAAAAAAGAACTGAACATGGAAATGACAGGTTTGAGTCGGAGCTTAAACATAACAATGATGGTTTTCATTTGAAGGAATAG
- the LOC106447472 gene encoding caffeoylshikimate esterase gives MVMYEENFVLNSRGMKLFTCVWKPVEQEPKALLFLCHGYAAETSITMNSTATRLAKAGFAVYGMDYEGHGKSEGLSGYISNFDDLVDDVSIHYSTICEKEENKGKMRFLLGESMGGAVVLLLARKKPDFWDGAVLVAPMCKLAEEVKPHPVVISILIKLCSFIPTWKIVPGSDILDIAIKEPHIRTQVRENEFCYKGRPRLNTAYQLLLVSLDLEKNLQEVSIPFIVLHGEDDKVTDKSVSKMLYEVASSSDKTVKLYPNMWHALLYGETPENSEIVFTDVIKWLVDRTSESNGRLESELKHKHDGVLKHK, from the exons ATGGTTATGTATGAAGAG AATTTTGTGTTGAACTCACGAGGCATGAAGTTGTTCACTTGTGTATGGAAACCGGTCGAGCAAGAACCAAAGGCCTTGCTCTTCTTGTGCCATGGCTACGCTGCGGAGACTAGCATCACTATGAACA GTACAGCGACGAGGTTAGCCAAGGCCGGTTTTGCAGTCTATGGAATGGACTATGAAGGACACGGTAAATCCGAGGGACTAAGTGGTTACATTAGTAACTTTGATGATCTCGTTGATGATGTCTCTATTCATTACTCTACAATTTGTG agaaagaagagaataaAGGGAAGATGAGGTTTCTACTTGGAGAATCCATGGGAGGAGCAGTTGTGTTGCTCTTAGCTAGAAAGAAGCCTGATTTTTGGGACGGTGCCGTTTTAGTCGCACCCATGTGTAAG TTAGCTGAAGAGGTAAAGCCACATCCAGTAGTGATCTCAATTCTCATAAAGCTTTGCTCGTTTATTCCAACGTGGAAAATAGTTCCAGGCAGTGATATTCTTGACATTGCGATTAAAGAACCCCACATCAGAACTCAG GTGAGGGAGAACGAATTTTGCTACAAAGGCCGGCCTCGCCTAAATACCGCCTACCAACTTTTGCTGGTTAGCTTGGATCTCGAGAAGAATCTTCAGGAG GTATCGATTCCTTTCATTGTTCTTCACGGAGAAGATGATAAAGTGACGGACAAAAGCGTCAGCAAAATGCTATATGAAGTGGCTTCAAGCTCGGACAAAACAGTCAAGCTTTACCCTAACATGTGGCATGCTTTATTGTATGGAGAAACTCCTGAAAATTCAGAAATCGTATTTACTGATGTCATAAAGTGGCTGGTGGATAGAACCTCTGAATCTAACGGACGATTAGAGAGCGAGTTAAAACATAAGCATGATGGAGTGTTGAAGCATAAATAA
- the LOC106450278 gene encoding 60S ribosomal protein L35-2-like, with amino-acid sequence MARLKVHELREKSKTDLSAQLQDFKAELTLLRVAKVTGGGEEVIAQVLTVISQKQKLALREAYKTKKFLPLDLRPKKTRAIRRRLTKHQASLKTEKEKKKEMYFPIRKYAIKV; translated from the exons ATGG CGAGACTCAAGGTTCATGAGCTGAGGGAGAAATCAAAAACTGACCTTTCGGCTCAGCTGCAGGACTTCAAGGCGGAGCTAACTCTTCTTCGCGTCGCCAAGGTCACTGGAG GTGGTGAGGAAGTCATAGCTCAGGTGTTGACCGTGATATCACAGAAGCAGAAGCTTGCTCTGAGAGAGGCGTACAAGACGAAGAAGTTTTTGCCTCTTGATCTTCGTCCCAAGAAGACTAGAGCTATCAGGAGGAGACTCACCAAGCATCAGGCGTCGCTCAAgacagagaaggagaagaagaaagaaatgtaCTTTCCAATTAGAAAGTACGCTATTAAGgtgtaa
- the LOC106447473 gene encoding probable membrane-associated kinase regulator 4, translating to MAANLEWCDSDVEEDYIDMEVTSFTNLVRKALNNNNNKPREFEFQMSHLCPLEIDKTTSPADELFYKGKLLPLHLPPRLQMVQKLLEEYTFDEEFYSTPLATGTVTTPVTSNTPFESCTVSPVDSCQVSKELNPKDYFLEYSSSLEDDEKKKSWGKKLRLIKQLSFGTKIKASRAYLRSFFGKSSCSDESRVADEGSMLRYSRAERPKKQSSGSVPRSHRRSFSVSMRRQAAKSLNNKSSASLGFRPLQFLKRSTSSSSEVENSIQGAILHCKQSQQQKQRQYSVNEVGFCSLSTSKTARADDQERAQMFRG from the coding sequence ATGGCAGCTAATCTAGAGTGGTGTGACAGTGATGTAGAGGAAGATTACATAGACATGGAAGTCACTTCTTTCACTAACCTCGTACGCAAAgctctcaacaacaacaacaacaagcctAGAGAATTTGAGTTCCAAATGTCTCATCTATGTCCTCTCGAGATAGACAAAACCACTTCTCCAGCAGATGAACTCTTCTACAAAGGGAAGCTCCTCCCTCTTCACTTACCTCCACGTCTCCAAATGGTTCAAAAGCTTCTAGAAGAGTACACCTTTGATGAAGAGTTCTACAGCACACCGTTAGCCACCGGTACGGTTACAACTCCGGTGACGAGTAACACTCCGTTTGAATCTTGCACCGTCTCTCCGGTAGATTCTTGTCAAGTGAGCAAAGAGCTTAACCCCAAAGACTATTTTCTTGAATATTCAAGTTCACTGGAGGATgatgagaagaagaaatctTGGGGCAAGAAGCTAAGATTGATCAAACAGTTGAGTTTTGGAACTAAGATTAAAGCTTCGAGAGCTTATCTAAGATCGTTCTTTGGGAAGTCAAGTTGTTCTGACGAGTCGAGAGTTGCTGATGAAGGATCTATGTTGAGGTATTCTCGAGCAGAGAGACCTAAAAAGCAGAGTAGCGGTTCTGTTCCTAGGAGCCATAGGAGATCGTTTTCGGTTTCCATGAGGAGACAAGCTGCAAAGAGTTTGAACAACAAGTCATCGGCTAGCTTAGGGTTTCGTCCGTTGCAGTTTTTGAAGAGAAGTACGAGTTCGAGCTCAGAGGTAGAGAACTCTATTCAAGGAGCTATCTTGCATTGCAAGCAATCTCAGCAACAGAAGCAGAGGCAGTATAGTGTTAATGAGGTTGGATTTTGTTCGTTGTCAACTTCCAAAACTGCAAGGGCAGATGATCAAGAACGGGCTCAGATGTTTAGGGgttaa